Sequence from the Catenuloplanes indicus genome:
CCTGGTGAGGCTTCAGGAGGAAGAACCCTCATGCTCGCAGAGACCGACCCGGAACACACTGGCCACACGGCCACGCTCACCCCTGAGGTGCTGGTCGGTGAGGTGGTCATGGTCGACCAGCCGCATGCCCGTACCGATGATGAGTGGTTGAAGGAACTGGCGCGGCAGGCCGCGCAGCGCAAGCCGATCCTGCCCGCGTGGATGCTGTCGGGCTCGGACTTCCGGCACACGTGCCGCTGGATCGCGGCCCACTACCTGCACGTCTCCGCCTATCACGCGGTCCGCATGCCGGTCTACGGCACGAAACTCGCGTTCCGCTCACCGCGCGGTCTCGGAAGATTCATTGCCGGGGGTACGCGCTGGGTGCTCGATCTGGAGGGCCTGCCCGTTCGGCTCGCGGCGGTCCGGCGGGAGGACGCGGAGCAGTACCTCCGGCTGTCCCGGCAGCGTGACGGCCGCGTGCGTCTGCGGACGCTGATCGCGGCCTCGGTGGCGGTGCTCGGCGTGACAGGCACGTTCGTGCTCGCGGTGCTGGCGCCGAGCTGGGCGCACTGGGCGACGCTCGCGGGGCTGGTGGCCGCGTTCGGGCTCGGCGGGGCGCGACCGGATCGGCCGTTGGTGTCCCGCGCGGTCGTTCCGACGCATGTGCAACAGCTGACCTCGAATCAGGTCACGCTCGCGCTGTCCGTGCTCGGTCTGGCCGGGATCAACCAGGCGGTGTCGAAGCTGGGCGACAAGGCGATCGGGTTCCCGGCGCCGATCACCCGTGACGGACCGGGATGGCGCGCCGATGTCGATCTGCCGCCCGGCGTCACGGCGACCGAGGTGATCGAGCGGCGGGAGAAGCTGGCCGGCGCGCTCACTCGGCCGCTGGGCTGTGTCTGGCCGGAGGGCAACGCCGAGGTGCACCCCGGCCGGCTGGTCCTCTGGGTCGGGGACCAGGACATGTCGAAGGCGCGCAAGCCCGCGTGGCCACTGCTCAAGGGCGGGCCGATAGACCTTTTCAAGCCTCAGCCGTACGGGACGGATCAGCGCGGACGCTGGGTGAACCTGACGCTGATGTTCATCGCAATGGTCATCGGGTCGATCCCGCGCATGGGCAAGACGTTCGCCCTGCGGGAGGCGCTGCTCATCGCGGGTCTTGATCCGCGGGCGGAGATCCACGCGTACGACCTGAAGGGCACCGGAGACCTGTCCGCGCTCGGCAAGATCGCGCACCGGTACCGAGCCGGGGAGGACGACGAGGACATCCTCTACGCGGTGGCCGCGATGCGTGAGCTGCGGGCGGAGCTACGCCGGAGGGCGCGGGTGATCCGGGATCTGCCGCCGGATCTGTGCCCGGAGAACAACGTCACGCCGGAGCTGGCCACGCGGCGGTCACTCGGCCTGCATCCGATCGTGGTCGGGGTCGATGAGTGTCAGGTCTGGTTCGAGCACCCGGAGTACGGGGCCGAGCTGGAGGAGATCTGCACGGATCTGGTAAAGCGCGGACCAGCTACCGGGATCGTGCTGATCCTGGCGACGCAGCGGCCGGACGCGAAGAGCCTGCCGACCCCGATCTCCGCGAACGCGTCGACGCGGTTCTGCCTGAAGGTCATGGGGCAGATGGAGAACGACATGGTCCTCGGGACCAGCAAGTACCGCAACGGCGTCCGGGCGACCATGTTTGCGTGGGAGGACAAGGGGATCGGCTACTTCGCCGGTGAGGGCGCGGACGCGCGGATCGTGTCGACCGTGTTCATCGACGGGCCGGCCGCGAACGTCCTTGCCGAGAAGGCACGGGCGCTGCGGGAGCGCGCGGGGCGGCTGACCGGGCACGCGCTCGGGGAGACGCCGGAGGTCGCGCGGACGGCCGGCTGGCACCTGCTCGACGACATCCTGTCCGTGGTCCCGGTCGCGGAGCTGCGGGTGTGGAACGAGACCGTGGTGGCGAGGCTGGCGGAACTGCGGCCGGATGCCTACGACGGGTGGGCGCCGGAGCAACTGACGGCAGCGCTCAAGCCGTACGGGATCGAGGTCGACCAGATCGGCCGGCGCGTGGGCGGGAAGACCGTCAACCGGCGCGGCATCACCCGCGCGGACATCGCCGCGAAGGTTGCCGAGCGTAACCGCACGAAGGCCGCGGCCTAGAACCGCCGGAGGGTGCTGGCGCTAGCACCCGAGCCTGCTAGCGCTAGCACCTCCGCTAGCACACGAAACGAACCCCTGCCAGGACGCTAGCACGCTAGCGGCCCTGGTCCCTCACGCCCGAAAACCGGCCCTGGAGGCGTTCGTGGACACCCCTTCCCTGATCGCTAGCTTCCTCTGCTTCGTCCTGCCACCCGTCACGCTCTGCTACGCCGCTAGCTGCGCGATCTGGCCCTGGAAAGCCTGCTCGACGTGCCACGGCACCGGGCGGATCAAGAGCCCGTTCGGGCGCGTGTTCCGGCTGTGCCGGCGCTGCGACGGCACCGGACGGCGCATCCGGATCGGCCGACACGTGTGGAACGAGTACCGGCGCGTGCACCGGGACGGCAACCGATGAACCGCACCCCGCACCCGGACTGGTGCGCCGCTGACCATCGCTGCGGGCTCAACGAGCACCGCAGCGCGGAGATCGTGATCGACCTGGCGCGGCACGGCCGCGCGGTCGTCACGCGGACGCGGACGGAGAACGGGCGGGAGTTCGCCGAGGTCCGACTGTGGGTGGCGCTCGCTCCCCGCGAGGTACCGGCGCGGCGGCAGCTGCTCGCCATGCTCTCCGGCCTACGCGTCCTGCTCGGCCGCGTCGCGGTCGCTGCCCGGCCGACGCCCCACCGCTGATCCGCCGCTCAACCCGGAAAGGAGGCCGCATCATGAACCGACCCGCACACGACGAGAACGCGGAACGCGCCGTCATCGGCGCCGCACTGCTCGGGCCGACGCTGGTCACCGAGCTTGCGGCCAAGCTCAACCCCGGCGACTTCTACCACCCGAAACACGGCGCGCTGTGGGACGCGATCTGCCGACTCGACGCGGCCGGCACACCGGCCGACCCGATCACGCTCGCGGCGCACCTGGCCGAGGCCGGGGACCTGGCGCGGGTGGGCGGAGCGCCGTACCTGCACACGCTGATCTCCGAGGTGCCAAGCGTCGCCAGTGCCGGCTACTACGCGGACATCGTGGCCGAACACGCGCGGCGCCGGGAGGTCTCCGAGCTGGGGTTGCGCCTCACCCAGCTCGCGGACTCCGGCACCGACACAGCCGATCTGCTCGCGACCAGCCGCGCGCTGCTCGACGACACCGGCGCCGGTGCGGAGTGGGCGCCACCGATCCCGTTGGGCACCGGTCGGCATCTGCCCGCTTTCCCGGCGCACGTGCTGCCGGGGTGGGTGGCGGACATGGTGACGGCGGTCGCCGAGTTCACACAGACGCCGGTCGACCTGGCGAGCAGCATCGCGCTCGCGGCGCTGTCGACGGCCGCGGGTGGCCGCGCTGAGGTGGAGGTGCGCGGATCGTGGCGTGAGCCGACGAACCTGTTCACGGTCGTCGTGCTGCCGCCCGGATCGCGGAAGTCGGCCGTGTTCGCGGCGATCACCGGGCCGTTGCTGGCGGCGGAGTCCGCGTTGGTGGAGCGGACCAAGCCCGCGATCATCGAGGCCGAGTTGGCGGCGCGGGTTGCTGGAAAGGCCGCTGACAAGGCGGCGCACGCTGCGGCGAATGCGGACGCGTCCGCGCGGGACACGCTGTTGGCTGAGGCGTCGGCTGCTGCGATGCAGGCCGAGGCGGTCACGGTGCCGAGCCTGCCTCAGCTTGTCGCCGACGACGTGACCAGCGAGGCAGCGGCACAGTTGCTCGCGGACCAGGGCGGCCGGTTGGCGGTGCTGTCGCCGGAAGGCGGCAGCCCACGATCGCCGGCCGCTACTCGGGCACGCCGAATCTGGAGGTGTTCCTCAAGGGCCACGCCGGGGACATGATGCGCGTCGGCCGGCTGTCCCGCGAGAGTCAGCACGTCGCCAAACCCGCGCTCACGCTCGGGCTGGCCGTGCAACCGGACGTGCTGCGGGACATCGCGTCGATGCCAGGATTCCGCGGGCTCGGCCTGCTCGCACGCATCCTCTTCGCCCTGCCGGAGAACACGGTCGGATTCCGCCGCATCGGCGCCGACCCGGTACCGGCCGAGGTCGCCGACGCGTACCGGGAGAGTCTGGGCGCCCTGGTCCTCACGCTGGCGGGGTGGACCGATCCGGCGGTCGTGCCGCTCACCGAAGAGGCAAACGGGCGGGTGCTCGACATCGAACGCGCGGTAGAGCCGAGGCTCGCACCAGGCGGCGCGTGGGGACACATCGTGGACTGGGGCAGCAAGTACACCGGCGCCGTGGTCCGCATGGCCGGCCTGATTCATCTGGCCGAGCATCTGCGCGACGGGTGGAGTAGGCCGGTCGACGCGGACACGATCGACCGCGCGGCGCAGCTCGGCGACTACTACGCCGCTCACGCGCTGGCCGCGTTCGACGACATGGGCGCCGACCTGGAACCCGCGCTCGCGGTGCTGGACGCCCACGGCTACCTCCGCCAGATCGACGCTCCGGCGCGGCCTCGGACAGGTGGCCGGCCGCCATCGCCGACGTTCCTCGTGAACCCCGACGTGCACCAGCCGAACGCCACTGTCCACCCGATCCGGCGGACCGCATGACGGGCCTGACGGAACTGACAGAACTGCCACAACCCCCGTACCGCAGAGGTTCTGTCAGTTCTGGCAGTTGTGTCACTGCCGTTCCGGGCCGAGCCCCACCGACGTAGATCGCCTCCGCCGTCAGCCACCCCCTCAGCTACGGAAGGCCGCAAGACCGTGCGAACGAAGGCGCTCTATCCCAGCCCGGACGCCAGCACCACGAGCCACAGCATCGACCACGGGGAGAACCGCGTGCAGCGCATCGCAGACGACCGCGTCGTACTGACCATCGAAGAGGCCGCCCAGCGACTCGGCATCGGCCGAACCACCATGTACGCGCTCGTCATGAGCGGAGAGATCCGGTCCGTCACAATCGGCCGTCTCCGCCGCGTTCCCGTCCGCTGCCTCACCGAGTACGTGAACAGCCTGCTCGCCGACGACACCGCCGCCACGGCCGCCTGAGGGGAGCGACACATGGGACGACGTAAGCCGAACGGCGCATCAAGCATCTACGAGGGCAAGGACGGCTACTGGCACGGCCGCGTGACGGTGGGCGTCAAGGACAACGGGCAACCCGACCGCCGACACGTCCAGGGCAAGACCGAGGCCGAGGTCACGAAGAAAGTCCGGAAGCTGGAGCGGGAGAGGGAGAACGGCACCGTCCGGAAGGCGGGGCAGCGCTGGACAGTGGAGAAGTGGCTCTTGCACTGGCTCGACAACATCGCCGCGCCGGTGGTCCGCGTCAACACGATCGACGGCTACCGCGTCGCCGTGCGAAAGCACCTAATTCCAGGGCTCGGCGCGCACCGGCTCGATCAGTTGCAGCCGGAGCACCTGGAGAAGCTGTACGCACGGATGCTGGCGAACGGCAGTGCGCCGGCTACCGCTCACCAGTCGCACCGCACGATCCGGACCGCACTGAACGAGGCGGTGCGCCGAGGTCACCTTGGGCGGAATCCGGCCGCTCTGGCGAAACCTCCGCGTCTGCCCGATACCGAGGTCGAGCCGTTCTCGATCGAGGAGGTGCAGACCATCCTCAAGGTCGCGGCAGAGCGACGGAACAGCGCGCGGTGGGCCGTAGCTCTCGCTCTCGGTCTCCGCCAGGGTGAAGCGCTCGGCTTGAAGTGGCCGGACGTGAATCTGAAGGCGGGCACCCTCACGGTTCGTCGCGCTCTGCTCCGGCCGAAATGGGGTCACGGATGCAACCCAAAGTGCGACGCACGGATTCCAGGGCTGTGCCCCAACCGGGTGAACCTCCGCCCGGTGTCCGCGGACACCAAGTCGCGCGCCGGCCGCCGCACGATCGGCCTCCCCGATGCACTGATCAAGGTCCTACGTGAGCACCGGGAGACCCAGAAGGTGGAGCGGGAGACAGCCGCACAACTCTGGCAAGACGAGGATTGGGTGTTCTCGACTCGGACCGGCCAGCGCATCCACCAAGCGACCGACTACGACGAGTGGAAGCGTCTTCTCAAAGACGCCGGAGTACGCGATGCCCGGCTGCATGACGCCCGCCACACAGCAGCAACGGCGCTCCTGGTTCTCGGCGTCTCCGGCCGTGCCGTGATGGGCATCATGGGCTGGTCCAACGCCGCGATGCAGGTCCGCTATCAGCACCTCACGGATCAGGTCCGCCGTGACATCGCCAGCCGACTCAACAACCTACTCTGGAACTCAGACGAGTAACGGGAGTTCGTTCATACGCTCGTCCGTGCGGTCGTCTGGACCTCTTGCAAGAATCAGACGACCGCACATCTCAAGCGTCCCTGACCGCTTCGGCTACTCGACGAGCAAGTAGAGGCGGAACACTGTTACCAAGCTGCGCCTGAACGCTAGCCCGCTTTCCCACAAATTCGAAAGAATCAGGGAAAGTGAACAACCTCTTCATCTCCGGCACGCGAAGGCGTCGACTGTCCCAGTGAAATGGGCCGATATTTGGACCCGGTTGCGCCTGAATTGTGGGAGACGGCTTAGCCGGGTCAAGCTTCAGCAAGAACGACCAAAACCTAGACCGCCACTTGAATTGCGGGTCTGGATGATTTCGCTCAGCCGTATAGAAAAGGTAGTTGTCACCCGGTGGAATGTCAGGCAACAGCTTGCCATACTGACCATTCACCACTTCGCCAGGTTCGGGATCGCAGACTAACCCATCGAGCGCCTCACCTGAGGTCACGTGCGGCCGCTCAACGTTTCCGGTACTTCGCCTCTCCCAGGAGCCACCGTGGCTCGGTTCGGGGTGCACCGGAACAGAATTCCCCTTCTGAGTTCCGATAACGAAGAGCCTTGGTCGCGCTTGAGGCACCCCATAGTCGGCCGCATGCAAGACCTTCGCCGTATAATCATACCCAGCCTCGTCGATTTCGCGAAGAAGGCGCTCATATGCCGTTCGGCTGGCTACATTATTATAAGTTAACGCATACACATTTTCGAGAATAAACTTCCGCGGCTGCGCCTCGCGGAGAACCCTTGTGTATGCCTGAAGAAGACTTGCAGTGGGATCGAGGCCCTTGCGCTTCCATTCCAGCCAGAAGCCGCTCTTACTGAAGGGCGTGCAGGGCGGCCCTCCTACCAGGAGATCCGGACGAGCGCGGCCCCGCAAGCCTGCCGCCTTCAGGATGTCGCTCGTCTCTACGTCCAAGATGTCGGATCGAATGACCGGGCCCGGCAGACTCAGAAAGTTCTTTTCCATCGTAGTAGCAGCATCAGCATTGTGCTCAACTGCGGCACGTACGTCATAACCCGCATCTTCGATGCCCTGATCCAGGCCACCAGCTCCTGAGAACAAGCTGATCGCAACACCTGCACCCGTGGATGATCGCTTGGAACTCATGCGAAGAGTCTGCCAGCTCGGACGCCATACCGTAAGACGGCGCAACGAGACCGTGACAACATTACTCTGCGTTCCGGCCGGCATCTGTGTGTAATCACGACGGCGAGTGCCCCTTACGCTCCTTCTCAAGAAGACGCTGCAGTTGATTGGCAACCGCAGCCGAGGTCTTGAAGTTGAACTTACGCCAGAACCGGTAGAATTCATCCTCCGTCGCGAACTCTCCCTGCCCTGCCCTGAGATCCGCAATAAGATCCACCGCGCCGATGTACTCACGGGTGGTGGAGGATCGCTTCTTGCTGGCGATTCGCCAAGGCTCTTGAACGAGAATCTCTACATCCGTTACGCGATGCATTGAATCCACCTCGAGCGTATAGAGAAAAATTATGTCGAAGTGACCGGAATACTGCGAAAAAGGTCGGAAAGTACCCGGCCAATGCAGATCTTCCCACTTGAAGTAGGTATTTCCGGTGTAAAGAGTAATCCGGGATTGAGTTCGCGCCTTATCTTTCGTGTCGGCACGGCGCGCAACTTTGATATCGACAGCGAATATCTTGCCTCCCCAGCGAGTGCCGGTTAGCTCGAGATCTGGATAGCCCCGCTCCGTACCTCGTATTAGCTCAATAGACTCGTCTTCGCTTCGAGCTTGAGCTTCGAGAAAGTCCGTCACGCTAACCTCGACCACGTTAGCGAGAGCTGCCGGTTCCTTCGGAAGCGGCAGGAGATGCCCATTCTTGGCCAATACCGCGGTTAGCTCCTCAGGACTTGACGCCTGCACCGGCCACTTTGCATCTGATCCGAACGCCTGATACACCCCAAGCGCATCGAATGTGTAGCTCTGGCACTGGCGGCGAAGCCACTCGAGGGGGCTCTCTCCAGACTGCTGCATTTGCCAAGTCAAC
This genomic interval carries:
- a CDS encoding cell division protein FtsK, translating into MLAETDPEHTGHTATLTPEVLVGEVVMVDQPHARTDDEWLKELARQAAQRKPILPAWMLSGSDFRHTCRWIAAHYLHVSAYHAVRMPVYGTKLAFRSPRGLGRFIAGGTRWVLDLEGLPVRLAAVRREDAEQYLRLSRQRDGRVRLRTLIAASVAVLGVTGTFVLAVLAPSWAHWATLAGLVAAFGLGGARPDRPLVSRAVVPTHVQQLTSNQVTLALSVLGLAGINQAVSKLGDKAIGFPAPITRDGPGWRADVDLPPGVTATEVIERREKLAGALTRPLGCVWPEGNAEVHPGRLVLWVGDQDMSKARKPAWPLLKGGPIDLFKPQPYGTDQRGRWVNLTLMFIAMVIGSIPRMGKTFALREALLIAGLDPRAEIHAYDLKGTGDLSALGKIAHRYRAGEDDEDILYAVAAMRELRAELRRRARVIRDLPPDLCPENNVTPELATRRSLGLHPIVVGVDECQVWFEHPEYGAELEEICTDLVKRGPATGIVLILATQRPDAKSLPTPISANASTRFCLKVMGQMENDMVLGTSKYRNGVRATMFAWEDKGIGYFAGEGADARIVSTVFIDGPAANVLAEKARALRERAGRLTGHALGETPEVARTAGWHLLDDILSVVPVAELRVWNETVVARLAELRPDAYDGWAPEQLTAALKPYGIEVDQIGRRVGGKTVNRRGITRADIAAKVAERNRTKAAA
- a CDS encoding helix-turn-helix domain-containing protein; the encoded protein is MQRIADDRVVLTIEEAAQRLGIGRTTMYALVMSGEIRSVTIGRLRRVPVRCLTEYVNSLLADDTAATAA
- a CDS encoding DNA cytosine methyltransferase; translated protein: MSSKRSSTGAGVAISLFSGAGGLDQGIEDAGYDVRAAVEHNADAATTMEKNFLSLPGPVIRSDILDVETSDILKAAGLRGRARPDLLVGGPPCTPFSKSGFWLEWKRKGLDPTASLLQAYTRVLREAQPRKFILENVYALTYNNVASRTAYERLLREIDEAGYDYTAKVLHAADYGVPQARPRLFVIGTQKGNSVPVHPEPSHGGSWERRSTGNVERPHVTSGEALDGLVCDPEPGEVVNGQYGKLLPDIPPGDNYLFYTAERNHPDPQFKWRSRFWSFLLKLDPAKPSPTIQAQPGPNIGPFHWDSRRLRVPEMKRLFTFPDSFEFVGKRASVQAQLGNSVPPLLARRVAEAVRDA
- a CDS encoding type II restriction endonuclease, with amino-acid sequence MQQSGESPLEWLRRQCQSYTFDALGVYQAFGSDAKWPVQASSPEELTAVLAKNGHLLPLPKEPAALANVVEVSVTDFLEAQARSEDESIELIRGTERGYPDLELTGTRWGGKIFAVDIKVARRADTKDKARTQSRITLYTGNTYFKWEDLHWPGTFRPFSQYSGHFDIIFLYTLEVDSMHRVTDVEILVQEPWRIASKKRSSTTREYIGAVDLIADLRAGQGEFATEDEFYRFWRKFNFKTSAAVANQLQRLLEKERKGHSPS
- a CDS encoding tyrosine-type recombinase/integrase, with the protein product MGRRKPNGASSIYEGKDGYWHGRVTVGVKDNGQPDRRHVQGKTEAEVTKKVRKLERERENGTVRKAGQRWTVEKWLLHWLDNIAAPVVRVNTIDGYRVAVRKHLIPGLGAHRLDQLQPEHLEKLYARMLANGSAPATAHQSHRTIRTALNEAVRRGHLGRNPAALAKPPRLPDTEVEPFSIEEVQTILKVAAERRNSARWAVALALGLRQGEALGLKWPDVNLKAGTLTVRRALLRPKWGHGCNPKCDARIPGLCPNRVNLRPVSADTKSRAGRRTIGLPDALIKVLREHRETQKVERETAAQLWQDEDWVFSTRTGQRIHQATDYDEWKRLLKDAGVRDARLHDARHTAATALLVLGVSGRAVMGIMGWSNAAMQVRYQHLTDQVRRDIASRLNNLLWNSDE